From one Lolium rigidum isolate FL_2022 chromosome 4, APGP_CSIRO_Lrig_0.1, whole genome shotgun sequence genomic stretch:
- the LOC124706503 gene encoding probably inactive leucine-rich repeat receptor-like protein kinase At5g48380, translating into MANRYTPLRFIPLLLLISACFASQADIECLRSVKQSVIDPNGVLNSSWNFNNATAGFTCKFTGVECWHPDEDRVLSLRLSNLGLQGLFPRGLQNCTSMTGLDLSSNSFTGPIPADISREVPYLTSLDLSYNSFSGGLPQNISNMTYLNTLSLQHNQFSGQIPLQFSLLTRLTAFNVADNQLSGPIPSTLKNFSASNFAGNPGLCESPLDRCQASSKSKNTAAIIGAIVGVVVVIIIVVIVVFVCLRKLPAKKAKADEDNKWAKSIKGTKTIKVSMFENPVSKMKLSDLMKATKQFSNENIIATGRTGTMYRAVLPDGSFLAVKRLQDSQHSESQFTAEMKTLGQVRHRNLVPLLGFCIAKREKLLVYKHTPKGSLYDQLHEEGKDCKMDWPLRLRIGIGAAKGLAYLHHTCNPRILHRNISSKCILLDEDYEPKISDFGLARLMNPLDTHLSTFVNGEFGDIGYVAPEYGSTLVATPKGDVYSFGVVLLELVTGERPTQVSNAPDNFRGNLVEWITYLSNNSILQDSIDKSLIGKDADSELMQFLKVACSCTVSTAKERPTMFEVYQLLRAIGEKYHFSAGDDLMLPPLTTDGETPDELIVAM; encoded by the exons ATGGCAAATCGTTACACTCCACTGAGGTTTATTCCTCTGCTGTTGTTGATCTCCGCTTGTTTCGCTTCTCAAGCCGATATCGAATGCTTGAGATCTGTTAAGCAGTCAGTCATTGACCCCAATGGTGTACTCAATTCCTCATGGAATTTCAACAATGCCACTGCTGGTTTCACATGCAAATTTACCGGTGTCGAGTGTTGGCACCCGGACGAGGACAGAGTTCTTTCTTTGCGCCTCAGCAACCTTGGTCTCCAGGGCTTGTTTCCGAGAGGTCTTCAGAATTGCACCAGTATGACTGGGCTGGACCTGTCAAGTAACAGCTTCACAGGGCCCATCCCTGCAGACATCTCCCGCGAAGTGCCCTATTTGACATCACTGGACCTCTCCTACAATAGTTTTTCAGGCGGTCTCCCGCAGAATATATCAAACATGACATACCTAAACACCCTCAGTCTCCAACATAACCAGTTCAGTGGTCAAATTCCACTGCAGTTCAGTCTTCTTACTCGGTTAACTGCATTCAATGTCGCAGACAACCAACTATCAGGGCCTATTCCATCTACACTAAAGAATTTCTCGGCGTCAAACTTTGCTGGTAATCCAGGGCTATGTGAAAGTCCATTGGATCGGTGCCAGGCTTCATCAAAGAGCAAAAACACTGCGGCAATCATTGGAGCTATTGTTGGTGTCGTAGTTGTGATAATAATTGTTGTGATAGTTGTGTTTGTGTGCCTGCGGAAATTACCAGCCAAGAAGGCAAAAGCTGATGAAGATAATAAGTGGGCAAAGAGTATCAAAGGAACAAAAACAATCAAG GTGTCTATGTTTGAGAATCCAGTTTCAAAGATGAAATTAAGTGATCTTATGAAGGCTACCAAACAATTCAGCAACGAAAACATCATAGCTACTGGGAGGACAGGGACTATGTACAGGGCAGTGCTACCTGATGGTTCTTTTCTTGCTGTCAAAAGGCTACAAGATTCACAGCATTCTGAATCACAGTTCACTGCTGAGATGAAGACGCTAGGCCAAGTAAGGCATCGCAACTTGGTTCCTCTCCTAGGATTTTGCATTGCTAAGAGGGAGAAGTTGCTGGTGTACAAGCACACGCCCAAAGGTTCACTCTATGATCAGTTACACGAAGAGGGAAAAGATTGTAAGATGGATTGGCCTCTGAGGTTAAGAATCGGCATTGGTGCAGCAAAGGGCCTTGCATATCTTCACCACACATGCAATCCTCGAATCCTTCACCGTAATATAAGTTCCAAATGCATCCTCTTGGACGAGGACTACGAGCCGAAGATTTCGGATTTTGGGCTTGCTAGGCTTATGAATCCCCTAGACACCCATCTCAGCACCTTTGTCAATGGAGAATTTGGAGATATTGGTTATGTGGCACCAGAGTATGGGAGCACCCTGGTGGCCACGCCAAAGGGGGATGTCTACAGCTTTGGCGTGGTTCTGCTCGAGCTTGTCACCGGTGAGAGGCCTACTCAGGTTTCCAATGCTCCGGACAATTTCAGAGGAAATCTAGTAGAGTGGATCACTTACCTGTCGAACAATTCGATTCTACAAGACTCAATCGACAAGTCGTTGATCGGGAAGGACGCTGATAGTGAGCTGATGCAATTCCTGAAAGTCGCATGTTCTTGCACAGTCTCCACTGCGAAAGAGAGGCCCACCATGTTTGAGGTTTATCAGCTCCTCAGAGCCATAGGGGAGAAGTACCATTTCTCGGCCGGGGATGACTTGATGCTGCCACCTCTAACCACGGATGGAGAAACACCAGACGAGCTTATCGTCGCCATGTAA